In Chryseobacterium camelliae, one DNA window encodes the following:
- a CDS encoding ribonuclease inhibitor gives MNKQKMTVIHGSHFSDLPGFYREASKVFMKDTGWEMGTLDGFDDILYGGFGVFENGEHVTVIWKDARKSQYDLGLEATKAFYEYKVRQGKPFNTQLIQQKLDDLMNGKGQTLFEILVEIIESHKNITLILD, from the coding sequence ATGAATAAACAAAAAATGACTGTCATCCATGGCAGTCATTTTTCTGATCTGCCGGGATTTTATCGAGAAGCCTCAAAGGTTTTCATGAAGGATACCGGTTGGGAAATGGGTACCCTGGATGGTTTTGACGACATTCTGTACGGAGGTTTTGGTGTTTTTGAGAACGGTGAGCATGTGACTGTTATCTGGAAAGATGCCCGGAAGTCACAATATGATCTGGGTCTGGAAGCCACAAAAGCGTTTTACGAATATAAGGTTCGTCAGGGAAAGCCCTTTAATACACAGCTTATCCAGCAAAAACTGGATGACCTGATGAACGGAAAAGGACAGACCCTGTTTGAAATTCTTGTTGAAATTATAGAATCCCATAAAAATATTACCTTAATTTTAGACTGA
- a CDS encoding SGNH/GDSL hydrolase family protein: MKKMRYGLFFGDSITYGEYDGVFGGWVDIVKRYALQKYNEGSHELILFNLGIGGETTEGLLRRISPEMEARNAADGNIVFIGYGANDLVIKDGIQLVDAELFEQNVVSAVQHARRYTEDIYLISILPISKFVDGVVVASGKQRTNGDVIRYNSILKNIACELNLSYLDFHSAFEQDRELLLSADGVHPNEKGYGMMAEIAIPVIEQYL, from the coding sequence ATGAAGAAAATGAGATATGGACTGTTCTTCGGGGACAGCATTACCTACGGGGAATACGACGGCGTATTCGGAGGTTGGGTAGATATTGTAAAAAGATATGCCTTACAGAAATATAACGAAGGAAGTCATGAACTGATCCTGTTCAATCTGGGAATTGGCGGTGAAACTACCGAAGGCCTCTTAAGAAGGATTTCTCCTGAAATGGAAGCCAGGAATGCTGCAGACGGTAATATTGTTTTTATAGGTTACGGTGCCAATGACCTGGTCATAAAAGATGGCATTCAGCTGGTAGATGCAGAACTATTTGAACAGAATGTAGTATCTGCCGTTCAGCATGCCAGACGTTACACCGAGGATATTTATCTCATAAGCATTCTTCCGATTTCAAAATTTGTGGATGGAGTAGTTGTCGCTTCGGGAAAGCAGCGAACAAATGGTGACGTAATAAGATACAACAGCATCTTAAAAAATATAGCTTGTGAACTCAATCTCAGCTACCTGGATTTCCATTCTGCATTTGAACAGGACAGGGAATTACTGCTTTCCGCAGACGGAGTCCATCCCAATGAAAAGGGGTACGGAATGATGGCGGAAATCGCTATTCCGGTCATTGAACAGTATCTTTGA
- a CDS encoding diacylglycerol kinase family protein has translation MRKPPVHKSFLNAFRGIFLMVKSERNFKIELFAFVLNIVLIFYFHLSYFDTALILLVSFAVLAAEMFNTSIEKICDVVHPEFDKRIGFIKDVSAGAVLLMAIASVLVGIMVYGKYILPI, from the coding sequence ATGCGAAAACCTCCTGTTCATAAAAGTTTTCTGAATGCTTTCCGGGGTATTTTCCTGATGGTGAAAAGTGAACGGAATTTCAAGATTGAGCTTTTTGCTTTCGTCCTGAATATCGTGCTGATTTTTTATTTCCACCTGTCATACTTCGATACTGCCCTCATCCTCCTGGTATCTTTCGCTGTTCTGGCTGCTGAAATGTTCAATACATCAATTGAAAAGATCTGTGACGTGGTACATCCTGAATTCGACAAGAGAATCGGATTTATCAAAGATGTCTCGGCAGGCGCCGTGCTTCTGATGGCCATAGCTTCCGTACTTGTCGGAATTATGGTCTATGGAAAATATATTTTGCCCATATAA
- the dnaN gene encoding DNA polymerase III subunit beta has protein sequence MKFIISSGELQKALQTVSGVISSSQSRPILENYLFELDGNNVTITASDGETTLVTSLEVRSDDSGKFAVPAKIFQDFIKTYGEQPLTLSVKDNAEGTGSQLEILDEKDNFAVALDNADDYPELPEFDASQSVTMSAGVLSEALTNTLFATSNDSLRPVMTGVLFQFGENETNFVSTDSHRLVVYKRIDLMNAEPMEFIMPKKPLNIFKNILASSNDDVTIDFNENMARFTFGKHTWICRLIDGKYPNYTAVIPKENPNVLTINRNLLLGAIKRASIMSNKSTNQVRFKLSGNILHLHAEDTEYANKADMQIPCDYNGEDINIGFSSKFLTEMLTILGSDDITMKMSQPNRPGIIEPLDGLEENENILMLSMPVIGL, from the coding sequence ATGAAATTTATTATTTCAAGTGGTGAACTTCAGAAGGCTTTACAAACTGTAAGTGGCGTAATATCAAGTTCTCAGTCGAGACCGATTTTAGAAAACTATCTTTTTGAATTAGACGGAAACAACGTTACCATTACAGCATCTGATGGCGAAACGACTCTGGTGACTTCCCTTGAGGTAAGGTCTGATGATTCGGGTAAATTTGCCGTTCCGGCCAAAATCTTTCAGGATTTTATCAAGACCTATGGCGAGCAGCCGCTTACGCTGTCTGTGAAAGACAATGCGGAAGGTACCGGGAGCCAGCTTGAAATTTTAGATGAAAAAGACAACTTTGCCGTAGCACTGGACAATGCAGATGATTATCCGGAACTTCCGGAATTCGATGCCTCACAAAGCGTTACCATGTCGGCCGGAGTTTTATCTGAAGCATTAACCAACACACTTTTTGCTACCAGCAACGATTCACTTCGTCCTGTGATGACTGGTGTATTGTTCCAGTTCGGAGAAAACGAGACGAACTTTGTCTCCACAGATTCCCACAGGCTGGTCGTGTACAAAAGAATAGACCTGATGAATGCCGAACCTATGGAATTCATCATGCCGAAAAAACCGCTTAATATCTTCAAAAATATTCTTGCCAGTTCAAATGATGATGTAACCATTGACTTTAATGAGAATATGGCCAGGTTTACTTTCGGAAAACATACCTGGATCTGCAGGCTGATCGACGGAAAATACCCTAACTATACTGCGGTAATTCCAAAAGAAAACCCGAATGTGCTGACAATCAACAGGAACCTTCTGCTGGGAGCTATTAAAAGAGCGTCCATTATGTCTAATAAATCTACCAACCAGGTAAGATTCAAGCTTTCAGGCAACATCCTTCACCTTCATGCGGAAGATACAGAATATGCTAACAAAGCGGATATGCAGATCCCTTGTGATTACAATGGGGAGGATATCAATATCGGATTCAGCTCTAAGTTTTTAACAGAGATGTTAACCATCCTGGGTTCGGATGATATTACGATGAAAATGTCCCAGCCTAACAGACCGGGAATCATTGAACCTCTTGACGGTCTCGAAGAAAACGAAAATATCCTGATGTTATCTATGCCGGTAATCGGATTATAA
- the pheT gene encoding phenylalanine--tRNA ligase subunit beta gives MKISNNWLKDFIKTELKTERIGEFLTDIGLEVEGIDQFESVKGSLEGIVVGKVLTCEKHPNADKLKKTTVDVGNGKVLNIVCGAPNVEAGQTVPVAVVGTKIYDKSGSFFEIKEAKIRGEVSQGMICAEDELGLSDDHGGIMVLDEEKYEVGKDFADYFELSNDEVFEIGLTPNRTDAMSHYGVARDLHAYLSTNQQKSKFEKLSSESLQSEDSHDFTLEVEDSELCPRYIGAVIRDVKVAESPDWLKNRLKAIGLNPINNIVDITNYILHGYGQPLHAFDADKIADKKVKVGLVKEGTKFTTLDGVERTLNGSEIIIKDGKDQPMCIAGVFGGAHSGVSSETSTIFLESAYFNPVAVRKAAKSHGLNTDASFRFERGVDPNITRTAITHAIKLIQELAEGKLTGELLEQYPKKIEDSYVILRFSKIEQILGTKIHREKVKEILKALDIQVLNEIQNGFEVSVPAYRADVTREIDVIEEILRIYGYNKIDAPQKISFTPVKLNAKDQDELENNWARSLQALGFNEVMNNSLTSVKDETDAVKLLNPLSGDLAFMRKSLLEGLLQNAVYNINRKNADIKFFEFGKIYHKKEQYLERKQLAMLVTGREVAENWLQPKSAVSFYNLKAYVKVLLEKLATDYTETALSDERFSDALTYEVKGKTLVRIGKVSPELLKEFDIDQDCFYAEVELEFAQELRSENELKFRDIPKFNTIRRDLALLIDKNIRYQDIYRTAKNNKSRFIKNINLFDVYEGKNLPEGKKSYAMSFELLNEEKTLEEKEISAVMDSLIKSFQKEFNAELRS, from the coding sequence ATGAAAATATCAAATAACTGGCTGAAAGACTTTATCAAAACGGAACTGAAGACGGAGAGAATAGGGGAGTTCCTTACCGATATCGGTCTTGAAGTGGAAGGTATAGACCAATTTGAAAGCGTAAAAGGAAGCCTTGAAGGTATTGTTGTAGGAAAAGTCCTTACATGCGAAAAACATCCGAACGCCGATAAGCTTAAGAAAACAACCGTAGATGTAGGCAACGGAAAAGTGCTGAATATCGTTTGCGGCGCCCCGAACGTGGAAGCTGGGCAGACCGTTCCCGTAGCAGTAGTCGGAACAAAAATCTATGATAAATCAGGAAGCTTCTTTGAGATCAAGGAAGCTAAAATAAGGGGAGAAGTGTCCCAGGGGATGATCTGTGCAGAGGACGAATTAGGGTTAAGCGATGATCATGGTGGCATTATGGTGCTGGATGAAGAAAAATACGAAGTGGGGAAAGACTTTGCCGATTATTTTGAGCTTTCCAATGATGAAGTATTTGAAATCGGTTTAACACCTAACAGGACAGACGCCATGTCACATTATGGAGTTGCCCGTGACCTGCACGCCTACCTTTCCACCAATCAGCAGAAGTCCAAGTTTGAAAAACTGTCTTCTGAAAGCCTTCAGAGCGAAGACTCCCATGATTTTACATTGGAAGTGGAAGACTCAGAACTTTGCCCGAGATACATCGGTGCGGTAATCAGGGATGTTAAAGTAGCCGAGTCTCCGGATTGGCTTAAAAACAGGCTAAAAGCCATTGGCTTGAACCCAATCAACAATATTGTGGATATTACCAACTATATCCTTCACGGATACGGTCAGCCCCTTCATGCATTTGATGCAGACAAAATCGCCGATAAAAAGGTAAAAGTCGGCCTTGTAAAAGAAGGTACTAAATTCACGACGCTGGATGGGGTGGAAAGAACATTGAACGGTTCTGAGATCATCATCAAGGATGGGAAAGACCAGCCGATGTGCATTGCCGGTGTTTTCGGTGGTGCTCATTCAGGTGTTTCCTCAGAAACAAGTACTATTTTCCTTGAAAGCGCTTATTTCAATCCGGTAGCGGTAAGAAAGGCGGCAAAATCTCACGGCCTCAATACGGATGCCTCGTTCAGGTTTGAAAGAGGAGTGGACCCGAATATCACCAGGACTGCCATTACCCATGCCATTAAGTTGATTCAGGAATTGGCAGAAGGGAAATTAACCGGTGAATTGCTGGAACAGTACCCTAAAAAGATTGAGGACAGCTACGTGATCTTACGTTTTTCTAAAATCGAACAGATTTTAGGGACCAAAATTCACCGTGAAAAAGTAAAAGAAATATTGAAAGCCCTGGATATTCAGGTGCTGAACGAGATCCAGAACGGGTTTGAAGTTTCCGTGCCGGCCTACAGGGCGGATGTTACCCGTGAAATCGATGTTATCGAAGAAATCCTGAGAATCTATGGATACAATAAAATTGACGCTCCACAGAAAATATCATTTACTCCGGTAAAGCTGAATGCTAAAGATCAGGATGAGCTGGAAAACAATTGGGCAAGGAGCCTTCAGGCATTAGGCTTCAATGAAGTAATGAATAATTCCCTTACTTCTGTAAAAGATGAGACCGATGCCGTGAAACTCTTGAATCCATTGAGCGGTGACCTGGCATTCATGCGCAAATCGCTGCTGGAAGGCCTTCTGCAAAATGCGGTGTACAACATCAACCGGAAAAATGCGGATATCAAATTCTTTGAATTCGGAAAGATCTACCATAAGAAAGAACAATATTTGGAGAGGAAGCAACTGGCTATGCTGGTAACCGGAAGGGAAGTGGCTGAAAACTGGCTGCAGCCTAAATCTGCAGTAAGCTTTTATAACCTGAAGGCTTATGTTAAAGTCCTGCTTGAAAAACTGGCTACAGATTATACGGAGACCGCATTGTCAGATGAAAGATTCTCAGATGCACTGACTTATGAGGTGAAGGGTAAGACACTGGTAAGGATCGGGAAAGTATCTCCTGAATTGCTCAAGGAATTTGACATCGATCAGGATTGCTTTTATGCTGAAGTGGAGCTGGAATTTGCACAGGAGCTGAGATCTGAAAATGAACTGAAGTTCAGGGATATTCCAAAATTCAATACCATAAGAAGAGACCTTGCTCTGCTGATCGATAAGAACATCCGTTATCAGGATATTTACCGTACGGCAAAAAACAATAAGTCCCGTTTTATTAAGAACATTAATCTATTTGACGTGTACGAAGGAAAGAACCTTCCTGAAGGCAAGAAATCCTATGCGATGAGTTTTGAACTTCTGAATGAAGAAAAAACTTTGGAGGAAAAGGAAATATCCGCTGTTATGGATAGCCTGATCAAATCATTCCAGAAGGAATTCAATGCAGAACTGAGATCGTAA
- a CDS encoding META domain-containing protein translates to MKNLFLSICAAAVLASCGSMTSASASKVGKSQPSLANTKWTLADNVKGKVPTLNIEGERVNGNAGCNSYFGTAKLDASTGSFSASQIGSTKMMCDNISVEKNFLDMMAKANKYVISGNTLELYQDNLLLLKFNKSE, encoded by the coding sequence ATGAAAAACCTTTTTTTAAGTATATGTGCAGCTGCCGTTCTGGCATCCTGCGGAAGCATGACGAGTGCCTCTGCTTCTAAAGTAGGCAAATCCCAGCCTTCACTGGCCAATACGAAATGGACACTGGCAGACAATGTGAAAGGCAAAGTTCCTACCCTGAACATTGAGGGAGAAAGGGTAAACGGAAATGCCGGATGTAACAGTTACTTCGGAACCGCAAAACTGGATGCTTCTACCGGAAGTTTTTCTGCCTCCCAGATCGGGTCTACAAAAATGATGTGCGATAACATCAGCGTAGAGAAAAATTTCCTGGATATGATGGCAAAGGCGAATAAGTATGTTATTTCAGGCAATACGCTTGAATTGTACCAGGACAATCTTTTATTGCTTAAATTCAATAAGTCAGAATAA
- a CDS encoding 3-hydroxybutyryl-CoA dehydrogenase: protein MQNIVVIGAGTMGNGIAHTFAQSGFKVNLVDVSQEALDRGLKTITTNLDRIIAKGNLTEEQKATTLGNITTFTALQDAVANADLIVEAATENQELKLKIFRQMDEFAPENCILATNTSSISITKIAAATKRADKVIGMHFMNPVPIMKLVEIIKGYSTSKKTFDAVYDMSKTLGKVPVEVNDYPGFVANRILMPMINESIETLYNGVAGVEEIDTVMKLGMAHPMGPLQLADFIGLDVCLAILNVMYDGFKNPKYAPNPLLVNMVMAGKLGVKSGEGFYDYAESKKAEKVSKMFSK from the coding sequence ATTCAAAACATTGTAGTTATCGGCGCAGGAACCATGGGGAACGGTATTGCACACACCTTTGCGCAAAGCGGGTTTAAAGTTAACCTTGTAGATGTTTCCCAGGAAGCTTTGGACAGAGGCCTTAAAACCATCACCACTAATCTTGACAGAATAATTGCAAAGGGCAACCTTACCGAAGAACAAAAAGCTACAACATTAGGCAATATCACCACTTTTACTGCACTTCAGGATGCGGTAGCCAACGCTGACCTGATCGTGGAAGCAGCTACGGAAAACCAGGAACTGAAACTTAAAATCTTCAGGCAGATGGATGAATTTGCCCCTGAGAACTGTATCCTGGCGACCAATACTTCCTCCATTTCCATTACCAAAATTGCGGCGGCTACCAAGAGGGCGGATAAGGTGATCGGGATGCATTTTATGAACCCGGTTCCTATTATGAAGCTGGTGGAAATCATCAAAGGATATTCTACGTCAAAGAAAACGTTTGATGCAGTCTATGACATGAGCAAAACCTTAGGAAAGGTACCTGTAGAGGTTAATGACTATCCGGGATTTGTTGCCAACAGGATTTTGATGCCGATGATCAATGAATCTATTGAAACATTGTATAATGGTGTGGCAGGGGTTGAAGAAATCGATACCGTAATGAAACTGGGAATGGCCCATCCGATGGGACCGCTTCAGCTGGCAGATTTTATCGGACTGGATGTTTGCCTGGCCATCTTAAATGTAATGTATGACGGCTTCAAAAATCCTAAATATGCTCCAAATCCGTTGTTGGTCAACATGGTAATGGCAGGAAAATTAGGCGTAAAATCCGGGGAAGGATTCTATGATTATGCTGAAAGCAAGAAGGCAGAGAAAGTCTCCAAAATGTTTTCAAAATAA
- the bla-A gene encoding CGA/CIA family class A beta-lactamase, translated as MKKLSILLLLISICTFGQQTVLNRKIQSIISNKKATVGISVLGFENGFTYNKNADKELPMLSVFKFHIACAVLDLVDQGVLSLNQAFLLKESDLSADTWSPIKKKYPKGNVTLSLNEILDYTVALSDNNGCDYLLKLIGGPQKVQEFMNSKGVKGIQIKVNEAEMHQNWKNQYLNYSTTISAVRLLKDFYDGKILSKNSTDYLMQIMLGTKTGINKLIEQLPKNTPIAHKTGSSGKYDNDLTVAENDIGIVTLPNGNHYAIDVLVSNSMESDAVNCRMISDISKAVWDDLNK; from the coding sequence ATGAAAAAATTAAGCATCCTACTTCTTCTTATCTCCATATGCACATTCGGCCAGCAAACCGTTCTCAATCGGAAAATACAATCCATCATCAGCAATAAAAAAGCCACCGTGGGCATTTCTGTCCTGGGCTTTGAAAATGGGTTTACGTATAATAAAAACGCAGATAAAGAGCTTCCAATGCTCAGCGTATTTAAATTTCATATTGCGTGCGCAGTTTTGGATCTTGTGGACCAAGGTGTACTTTCATTGAATCAGGCATTTCTGTTAAAGGAATCTGATTTATCGGCTGATACCTGGTCTCCCATTAAAAAGAAATACCCCAAAGGAAATGTCACACTCAGCCTGAATGAAATACTTGACTATACTGTCGCTTTAAGTGATAATAATGGTTGTGACTATTTGCTAAAGCTCATCGGAGGTCCGCAAAAAGTACAGGAATTCATGAATTCTAAAGGTGTGAAAGGCATTCAGATTAAAGTTAATGAAGCAGAAATGCATCAAAATTGGAAAAATCAATATTTGAACTACAGTACTACGATTTCTGCGGTCCGTCTATTAAAGGATTTTTATGATGGAAAAATACTTTCAAAAAATTCAACTGACTACTTAATGCAAATTATGCTCGGAACAAAAACCGGCATCAACAAATTAATTGAACAGCTTCCAAAAAATACTCCTATAGCCCATAAAACGGGATCGTCCGGAAAGTATGACAACGATTTGACTGTTGCGGAAAATGATATAGGGATTGTCACTTTACCGAATGGAAACCATTACGCAATTGACGTACTGGTAAGCAATTCAATGGAGTCGGATGCCGTTAACTGCAGGATGATCTCGGATATTTCCAAAGCTGTCTGGGACGATTTGAATAAGTAA
- a CDS encoding DUF5362 family protein — protein MDNQSPFEQFDELRIDASSKLFLAEAGKWTTFLAILGYIGIGFMILAGIMMISLGNSAGMYGKFFPMGSGLILGSTYLVLAGLYFIPINYLYRFGSNMKTAISSNNQASLTRAFEYLKSHYKFIGILTIILIGLYILIIIAAIILPVGAIR, from the coding sequence ATGGACAATCAATCTCCTTTTGAACAATTTGATGAGCTCAGAATTGATGCTTCCTCAAAACTTTTCCTTGCTGAAGCAGGAAAATGGACTACCTTTTTGGCTATATTGGGGTATATAGGTATCGGGTTTATGATCCTGGCAGGCATAATGATGATTTCGCTGGGGAATTCAGCTGGTATGTATGGCAAATTTTTTCCAATGGGAAGTGGACTGATATTAGGATCTACTTACCTCGTATTGGCAGGTTTATATTTTATACCAATCAATTACCTGTACAGGTTCGGTTCCAATATGAAAACTGCGATAAGCTCCAATAATCAGGCGAGCCTTACCAGAGCATTTGAATACCTTAAATCGCATTACAAGTTTATAGGCATTCTCACCATTATCCTGATCGGACTCTATATTTTAATCATTATTGCCGCCATCATATTACCTGTTGGAGCGATAAGATAA